The DNA sequence GGAGAAATATCCCAACATTCCAGAATTGGAGCGAGCGGACTCATCCTCAGAGTATTTCTGGGCAAGTTCTGCAAAACTCAGTGTGCCTTCAGTTGCAGAATCTCTGAAGGCAAGAATTTGGTTGTATGCTTTGAGGGTATCCTCTGGTTGAGCATCTGGAGCGACTCTCACCAAAATATGGCTAGCCTGGACCAACCATTGGGAACGATCGTAAGCTTCGCGGATCAATTGGTCCTCTACCTCCTGAGCGGACAGATAGGGTTGGGCCAATTGCTTGCGGTAGGTATTGAATTCTTGCTGGAAAGCAGCAGTCTCATTGAGACCTTGAGCTTCCGCTTCAAATACCTTGCGTTTGAAATTGATGTAAAGGTCCAAGTATTCGCGGTACTGGTCGGAAGTGTGCGAGGCTGCGGCCTCAAGCCCTCCATTGTTTTTGGCGTATACTCGTTCAAACTCGGATTTGGAGACCGAGGATTGGTCGAATGTCAACAGGGCAGGGCTACCCTCTTTGCCAGCATCTTGGGATGTCGCTGTTTTGGTGCTTTTACAGGCTACGACAGATACCAGCAACAAGAACACGGCAGACATTCTCATTACATTGAAGCTCATAATCGAAGGGTCAGATTTGATAATAGACAAATTTAATAATCTGGCTTCAATTATAAGAAAAACCTCCCACCCCTTCCGGAGAAAGTGTAGAAAGACAGTTGGAAAGCATAAAAGGGAGAGAAAAAGAGGAGGCTAGGAGGGGGATTGGTTGCCGGCAATGCGTTTTCCGAACTTGTAAATGATGCAGTCGTGGCCTTCTTCCACTCGGATCTCATCCATAATCTTGTGAATGAGGCTAATTCCCAACCCGCCTTTTCCTCGCTTGTGCACCAATTCCTGAATCTGCTTGGGCTCAAATTCATCAAGTGGAAATGCTCTACCTGTATCTTTCACTTCTGTGTAGAGCGTATCATTTTGTTGATATAGAGACACCTCGATCACAGAGCGGCCATCACACTGGTGTTGGTGGATCATGCAATTGGCGCATGCTTCGTCCACCGCCAGCACAATCTGGTTGGAGACATTCCCTACGATCTGCAAATCCGCTAGTCGGGATTTGACGAACGCACGAATCGTCGCCAAGTGTTTTTTGTTACACCTTACTCGTAGATATGACCTCATTCAATCAAAATTCTTTTTCTACAGCAGTAGCATCGTCCAAGATGACCAGTGCATCTAGCTTCGTTAGGCCTAGAATGGTGAATACGTCGTGAACATTTTCGGAGAGGTGAGTCAGCACAAACTTTCCACCTTTCCCTTCAATTTCCTTGAGGTGGGAAATAAACACTCCCAAACCTGCACTCGAAATGTAGGTGATCCCACTTCCATCAATGTGGATATTGGCATGACCTTCCTGAAGGAGTCCGCTGATTTTTTCGTCCAAGAACACAGAGGAGTTGGCATCCAAATCTCCTGACGGAGAAAGTGTTGTGTACTGTGTATGTTGCGTCTCCAATATTTGCATGGTGATTCTACTACGATGTTGGGATGGGTAAGTTATTAATGAAACCTGATAATCAAGACTGTATAGTCATCTTGGAGGTCCGAGTGGGTAAAGGATTTGACCGTTTGGACGATTCCTTTTGCCATTTCACACGCTTCTTGATTGCGATGCGACAAAATGCTTTCCTGCAATCTAGCCAACCCAAACTCCTCTCCTTGCTCATCTCGGGCTTCATTGATCCCATCGGTATACAAAACTAAAAAGTCGCCTTCGGCATATTCAAATTGATCGGTCTGCTTCACAAATCGAGCATAGCTATCATCTCTCAAAATCCCCAATCCCAGCGTTCCATCCTTCAATTGGCTGAGCTCTCCCGTCTCGGCTTGATAATAAAACGCGGGACAGTGTCCAGCGCGGATCATTTCTACTTGGCGAGCTTTGGTGTCTATCTCCAAGTATGTCAAGGTCATAAAGAACCCCGGTTGCATACAATCCGAAAGCGCTCCATTGGCCGTGACCAGAAAATCCTTGACACTCATATCCAAGCGGGTGAGCGCATGGAAAATCCCCTTGATTTCTGCCATATAAAACGCCGCAGTTGTCCCCTTTCCAGATACATCGCCGATAGCAACTCGGTATACTCCAGATTCTGGTTCTACGACATCATAATAATCACCTCCTACTTCCTGGGCATTTTCACTCAGCGCTGAAAACGAGATCCTTTCTGAACTAGGGAGCTGATTGGGAAGGAGCTTGGTCTGTACGTCCTTGGCAATCTTGAGTTGCTCCTGATATCGCTCAAGTTCAATCGAGTTTTTGATCAGGCGAGCGTTTTCAAGCGCCATGCCTGCCTGCTCGGCAAAGGACCAGACAGACTGAACGCTGACATCCTCAAATGAATTGTTCAACTCATTGGCCAGATAAATCGCACCATATTCATTCTGGCTAGAAGAAATGGGAACAGCTAGGAGACTGCGGAAAGGCGTATTGGATTGCTTCAGCTGTCGATGTTTCTGCGTATTTCGGATCAACTCATAGCGTTTCTCCCTCAAAATCCGCGAAGTAAGATCCTTGCCCAGTTTGAGTTCTGAGATCTCTTCTCCACTAATTCCCTTCTGGACCTCCACGCCGATTGAGCCATTTTCTCCGTCCCGCATTTCGATCCAGCCGACTTTCGCATTCGCTGCAACCATGGAGGCATCGAGCAATGCTTCCAGAATTTCCGAGAAATTCATATTGGCTTGAATCGCAGCGTTGATCCGATTGAATGAGGCAAATTCAAAGCTTTCCTTTTCAAACACCGAAGAGGTGGGCAAGTTGAAAAAGAGCACCAAGATCGAGAAAAATGTATAGGAGAGTCCGAAGACCAATGGATAAGTCAAGAAATGCTGTCGGGTGCCTTCAGGGAGTGAAATTCCAAGCTGATCTGAAAGCGAAAGTTGAGTCATGACAAACACTGCAATGACCAACATGATCATCACCAAAATTCCCAACGCTCGCAGTTTCTGATCAAAATTGAGGTAGGAAATCCACCGTACATTCGCAGAAAGAAGCAAGGCAATCACCAGCAATGGGATGTAGCTGAAAAGGCCTAATTCCCTCAAGTTGAAAGTCCATAGGATCAATGCCCAGAACAAAAATCCCATGAATAGATTCCAGACAATCTGTTTGCGGCGAGTACGCTGATACAACACAAATCGCCTGTAGATGAAGACTGTCGCGTAGGAGAATATGACCGTCACCAATAGGATCAGGCAATAGAATATCGAGATCAAATTGGGGTACACCGCCGATTCGACCGAAAGACGGTTGGCAAAGGAAACGAATAGGATCATCAAGATCCCCACCATCCCAATCATGAATAGGCGCCACAATTGGGTAGTCACATGCAATTGGGAAATGGCCCCGACGACTCTCTGAATAAACAGCCCTGTCGTAAACACGAACCCGCTCATTGCCAAACGATACTGCCATCCCCAAAGCAAGCCTTCACCCTCAAAGATATTCAGGGCATCCTCCACTAAGTGGATGGCCAAAACCGACCCCCATAACATGAGGGCTGCCGTCAGCAGAATACCGTTGATGATCTTGGGTCTCAAGAAGGTCTATTTGACGCTTAAACGATGATGATTCGATTCCCCAAAATGCTTGGGGGGCTTGACAAAGGTACGGATTTCCATGGGAACTACCCCCTGCGGAAACCCATGCTAGAGCGTTGCATATACTTCCATCAGCTTCCAAATTCCGCTGATCACAAATAATCCAAAAGCGATCGGGGTCAGCCATTTCCAGCACAGGGTCATCAGCTGATCCACTCGAACACGCGGGAAGGTCCACCTCAGCCACATGTGTACAAACACTGCAAACAAAGCTTTCAGCATCAACCAAAAGCTCCCCCAAAGTGCGCCCACCCACGTTCCGGGTTGGCCGGAGGTCCAATCTGCCAAGGGAAGTTCAAAGCTTCCCACCGTGATGTTTGGGAATATTGTATTCCATCCACCCAAAAACACTACAGCGGCGATTACCCCTACTAAAAACATCTTGGCGTACTCAGAGAGCATGAAAAGTGCAAATCTGAAGCCCCCATATTCTACATGATATCCAGCAACCAATTCAGACTCGGCCTCGGGAATATCAAACGGTGCGCGATTACATTCCGCCAAAGAGGCGACAAAATACACGAGATAAGCAATCAGCAGATGTGGGTACCTGAAAATGGTCCATCCCAAGATTCCGCCTACACCCGACACATCCCATTTCCCCAATAGGTAGATAGGACCTTCCGAAAAGATCCCTTGCTCAAGACTCATCTCAGAGAGATTCAACGTCCCAAGCATCATCACGCTGGCAATTAGGGCCAATGCTGCCGGAATTTCATAGGATACAATCTGAGCGACTGCCCGGAGGGAACCCAATAATGCATATTTATTGTTGCTGCCCCATCCTGCCATCAACAGGCCTACAACATCTATCGCCACAATCCCCAACACATATAGCAATCCCACCTCGACATGGCTTCCCCCAAATCCGGGAACCAATGGTAGCGCAGCAAAGCCAGCAAATACGGAAATGAATATGAGGGCAGGGGCGAGTACAAATAGAACCTTGTCGGCAGTACTTGGAATAATCGGTTCCTTGAGGACAAGCTTGATGACATCTGCCAATGTCTGCAGTAGCCCATAAGGCCCAACTTCCATCGGTCCCAAGCGATCTTGGATAAATGCCGAAATCTTGCGCTCGGCATATACAGCCACCAACGCAAACACAGCAACAAACCCAATGGTCAATGCCACTTGGAGGATCGCACCCGATTCTATAGCCAGAAGTTGGAGCATCAGCAATGATTGGACGGTGAAAGTATAAGGCACTATCTCCAATCGCAAATTTCCCGGCAGACAAGATGGATAAATCCCAGTTTTTTTACCCCAAATGGGAAAGGAGGCAAGATCAGGTATTGTACTTCTTCAAAATTTTGAGCGAGGTCTGGAAGTTCTTCGGCGCTGGAGCTGTGTAAGTAACTTGCTCGCCAGTTCCCGGATGAGTAAAAGTGAGGCTTTCAGCATGCAATAGGAACCCGTGATTGATCGGTCGCTCTTCCTTGCGGCTACTCGCCTTATACTTATTCTTGAAGTCGGAAAGGTACAGATCTTTGCCTCCATACAGATGATCCCCCACGATAGGCGATCCTATGGAAGTCAAGTGAATCCGGATCTGGTGCATCCTTCCCGTTTCAGGCTGGCATTGGAGCAATGTGAAATTGCGGAAGACTTCTTGGGTGTTGAGAATCGTCTTGGCAGGCTTGCCCTGCTTGTGGCTGATCACCACCTTCTTGTTGGAAGAAACATAGATCGGGAGATCGACTACCTTATCCTCCAAATTGTGGATGCCTCCTACCAAAGCAATATATTGCTTGGTCACCTGACGCTTTTCGAACTGGATGGCAATGGATCGGTAATTTTCTG is a window from the Pontibacter sp. G13 genome containing:
- a CDS encoding SpoIIE family protein phosphatase gives rise to the protein MRPKIINGILLTAALMLWGSVLAIHLVEDALNIFEGEGLLWGWQYRLAMSGFVFTTGLFIQRVVGAISQLHVTTQLWRLFMIGMVGILMILFVSFANRLSVESAVYPNLISIFYCLILLVTVIFSYATVFIYRRFVLYQRTRRKQIVWNLFMGFLFWALILWTFNLRELGLFSYIPLLVIALLLSANVRWISYLNFDQKLRALGILVMIMLVIAVFVMTQLSLSDQLGISLPEGTRQHFLTYPLVFGLSYTFFSILVLFFNLPTSSVFEKESFEFASFNRINAAIQANMNFSEILEALLDASMVAANAKVGWIEMRDGENGSIGVEVQKGISGEEISELKLGKDLTSRILREKRYELIRNTQKHRQLKQSNTPFRSLLAVPISSSQNEYGAIYLANELNNSFEDVSVQSVWSFAEQAGMALENARLIKNSIELERYQEQLKIAKDVQTKLLPNQLPSSERISFSALSENAQEVGGDYYDVVEPESGVYRVAIGDVSGKGTTAAFYMAEIKGIFHALTRLDMSVKDFLVTANGALSDCMQPGFFMTLTYLEIDTKARQVEMIRAGHCPAFYYQAETGELSQLKDGTLGLGILRDDSYARFVKQTDQFEYAEGDFLVLYTDGINEARDEQGEEFGLARLQESILSHRNQEACEMAKGIVQTVKSFTHSDLQDDYTVLIIRFH
- the nuoH gene encoding NADH-quinone oxidoreductase subunit NuoH codes for the protein MLQLLAIESGAILQVALTIGFVAVFALVAVYAERKISAFIQDRLGPMEVGPYGLLQTLADVIKLVLKEPIIPSTADKVLFVLAPALIFISVFAGFAALPLVPGFGGSHVEVGLLYVLGIVAIDVVGLLMAGWGSNNKYALLGSLRAVAQIVSYEIPAALALIASVMMLGTLNLSEMSLEQGIFSEGPIYLLGKWDVSGVGGILGWTIFRYPHLLIAYLVYFVASLAECNRAPFDIPEAESELVAGYHVEYGGFRFALFMLSEYAKMFLVGVIAAVVFLGGWNTIFPNITVGSFELPLADWTSGQPGTWVGALWGSFWLMLKALFAVFVHMWLRWTFPRVRVDQLMTLCWKWLTPIAFGLFVISGIWKLMEVYATL
- a CDS encoding RluA family pseudouridine synthase — encoded protein: MEGRKQKFVKFKDIILHEDDDILVVSKPNGMASLSDKDNKNLNELARAYDPSLRLCHRLDKDTSGILLMSKGPENYRSIAIQFEKRQVTKQYIALVGGIHNLEDKVVDLPIYVSSNKKVVISHKQGKPAKTILNTQEVFRNFTLLQCQPETGRMHQIRIHLTSIGSPIVGDHLYGGKDLYLSDFKNKYKASSRKEERPINHGFLLHAESLTFTHPGTGEQVTYTAPAPKNFQTSLKILKKYNT
- a CDS encoding ATP-binding protein, with protein sequence MRSYLRVRCNKKHLATIRAFVKSRLADLQIVGNVSNQIVLAVDEACANCMIHQHQCDGRSVIEVSLYQQNDTLYTEVKDTGRAFPLDEFEPKQIQELVHKRGKGGLGISLIHKIMDEIRVEEGHDCIIYKFGKRIAGNQSPS
- a CDS encoding STAS domain-containing protein, which gives rise to MQILETQHTQYTTLSPSGDLDANSSVFLDEKISGLLQEGHANIHIDGSGITYISSAGLGVFISHLKEIEGKGGKFVLTHLSENVHDVFTILGLTKLDALVILDDATAVEKEF